The Panicum virgatum strain AP13 chromosome 5K, P.virgatum_v5, whole genome shotgun sequence genome has a window encoding:
- the LOC120705531 gene encoding uncharacterized protein LOC120705531, whose protein sequence is MPRSSCSSSSNPFHSLASSTFPFLSSSSSAATSSTTSPAPHLAFPLLLPVSSASSSAESRRGPEPLPSARMAGAGAAAGGKPGGRIKGGSGSGGGPAFVGQVFTMLDPSGNGLMAVTTRFELPRFLTNRTPAWFKKILSPLKKSESGPVFRFFMDLNDAVSYVKRLNVPSGMVGACRLDVAYEHFKEKPHMFQFVPNEKQVKAANKLVKSFPQRGRKKRLRGVPVFSAQNLNIAVATNDGIRWYTPYFFDKNLLDNILEASMDQHFHSIMQNRHMQRRRDIVDDSLTSEIIEESADSLLEPPEVQELMNEIGPAGIPLNVVTKAAEIQLLDVVDKVLLGNKWLRKAAGIQPQFPYVVDSFEERTAVSIANIATTSSFTASKDDSSCQNDQQCQSSEPSIDNNYRSHNNQVHNQFHFPFSNLLPNIWPGHDRNFKEQGSGKFSRYDADMNTNIQVNPLLPKITMVGISMGEGGQMSKANLKKTMEDLTRELEQTSEKNTFGDEKDPLFVANVGDYSRITKISST, encoded by the exons ATGCCGCGCTCCTCCTGCTCTTCCTCGTCCAACCCCTTCCACTCCctcgcctcctccaccttccccttcctctcctcctcatcctcagcCGCCACCTCATCGACGACCTCGCCCGCGCCCCACCTCGCCttcccgctcctcctccccgtcTCCTCCGCGTCGTCCTCCGCTGAATCCCGCCGCGGCCCGGAGCCGCTGCCGAGCGCGCGGATGgcaggcgccggcgcggccgcgggcggcaAGCCAGGAGGTAGGATTaagggcggcagcggcagcggtggGGGACCTGCGTTCGTGGGCCAGGTGTTCACCATGCTCGACCCCTCTGGGAACGGGCTCATGGCCGTCACCACCCGCTTCGAGCTCCCGCGCTTCCTCACAAACAG GACTCCTGCATGGTTCAAAAAGATCTTATCGCCGTTGAAGAAGAGTGAAAGTGGCCCAGTATTTAGGTTTTTCATGGATTTGAATGATGCAG TATCCTATGTTAAGCGGCTAAATGTGCCAAGTGGCATGGTGGGGGCTTGTCGCCTTGATGTAGCATATGAACATTTCAAG GAAAAACCTCACATGTTTCAGTTTGTTCCAAATGAAAAGCAG GTCAAGGCTGCCAATAAACTAGTGAAATCATTTCCCCAAAGGGGCAGAAAGAAAAGACTTCGTGGTGTCCCTGTTTTTAGTGCTCAAAACTTAAATATTGCAGTGGCAACAAATGATGGGATTAGATG GTACACACCATACTTTTTTGATAAAAACTTGTTGGACAATATTCTTGAAGCGTCAATGGATCAACATTTCCATTCAATAATGCAAAATCGCCATATGCAACGTAGAAGGGATATCGTTGATGATAGTTTAACATCAGAAATAATTGAAGAAAGTGCTGATAGCTTGCTTGAACCCCCAGAG GTTCAAGAATTGATGAATGAGATTGGTCCAGCTGGAATACCATTAAATGTTGTAACTAAAGCTGCAGAAATTCAGCTTCTTGATGTTGTTGATAAAGTTCTTCTAGGAAATAAATGGTTGAGAAAGGCTGCTGGCATACAACCCCAATTCCCTTATGTTGTTGATTCATTTGAAGAAAG GACTGCTGTTTCGATTGCCAACATAGCTACTACCAGCAGCTTTACTGCTTCAAAGGATGATAGCTCCTGCCAAAATGATCAGCAATGTCAATCTTCAGAGCCAAGTATTGACAACAACTACAGAAGTCACAATAACCAAGTTCATAATCAATTTCACTTTCCATTTAGCAATCTGCTTCCAAATATATGGCCAGGGCATGACAGAAATTTTAAAGAACAAGGAAGCGGCAAATTTAGCAG ATATGATGCTGACATGAATACTAATATACAAGTAAACCCTCTTCTCCCAAAAATCACCATGGTTGGCATCTCAATGGGTGAAGGTGGACAGATGAGCAAGGCCAACTTAAAGAAGACAATGGAAGACTTGACAAGAGAATTGGAGCAAACAAGTGAAAAAAATACCTTTGGCGATGAGAAAGACCCGCTTTTTGTTGCCAACGTTGGTGACTACTCAAGGATAACAAAGATTAGCTCTACATGA
- the LOC120705533 gene encoding 3-methyl-2-oxobutanoate hydroxymethyltransferase 1, mitochondrial — MRRSLLVRQLARRLLSNLPESTVYGGPRPQEASAARRVTVTTLRGKHRRGEPITVVTAYDYPSAVHVDSAGIDVCLVGDSAAMVVHGHDTTLPISLDLMLEHCRAVARGATRPLLVGDLSFGCYESSAAQAVDSAVRVLKEGGMDAIKLEGGAPSRITAAKAIVEAGIAVMGHVGLTPQAISVLGGFRPQGKTVDSAVKVVETALALQEAGCFSVVLECVPAPVAAAATSALQIPTIGIGAGPFCSGQVLVYHDLLGMMQHPHHAKVTPKFCKQFGNVGNVINRALSEYKKEVETRTFPGPSHTPYKITPTDVDGFANALQKMGLGDAADAAAAAAENSGDGGPKENS, encoded by the exons ATGCGGCGGTCCCTCCTCGTCCGGCAGCTGGCGCGGCGGCTGCTGAGCAACTTGCCGGAATCGACCGTCTACGGGGGGCCGCGCCCGCAGGaggcctcggcggcgcggcgcgtgaCGGTGACCACCCTCCGCGGGAAGCACCGCCGCGGGGAGCCCATCACCGTCGTCACCGCCTACGACTACCCCTCGGCGGTCCACGTCGACTCCGCGGGCATCGACGTCTGCCTCGTGGGGGACTCCGCCGCCATGGTCGTGCACGGCCACGACACCACGCTCCCCATCTCGCTCGATCTCATGCTCGAGCActgccgcgccgtcgcccgaGGCGCGACACGCCCGCTGCTCGTCGGGGACCTCTCCTTTGGGTGCTACGAGTCTTCGGCCGCGCAG GCTGTTGATTCAGCTGTAAGGGTGCTAAAAGAAGGTGGAATGGATGCAATCAAGCTAGAAGGGGGTGCGCCGTCGAGGATCACCGCAGCTAAAGCTATTGTGGAGGCTGGGATTGCTGTCATGGGGCATGTTGGCCTCACACCGCAAGCTATTAGTGTGCTCGGTGGATTTAGGCCTCAAGGGAAGACAGTTGATAGTGCTGTAAAG GTTGTGGAGACAGCGCTAGCTTTGCAGGAGGCTGGTTGCTTCTCAGTTGTGTTGGAGTGTGTGCCTGCTCCAGTGGCAGCCGCTGCAACATCAGCATTGCAAATCCCAACAATTGGCATAGGGGCTGGGCCATTCTGCAGTGGACAG GTGTTGGTCTACCATGACTTGTTGGGGATGATGCAGCACCCACATCATGCCAAG GTCACACCAAAATTCTGCAAACAATTTGGTAATGTGGGCAATGTCATCAACAGGGCATTATCAGAGTATAAGAAAGAAGTGGAAACTCGTACATTCCCCGGACCAAGCCACACACCATATAAAATAACTCCCACGGATGTTGATGGCTTTGCAAATGCGCTACAGAAGATGGGTTTGGGTGATGCTGCAGATGCTGCAGCGGCGGCTGCTGAAAACAGTGGTGATGGAGGGCCAAAAGAAAATAGTTGA